One window of the Trifolium pratense cultivar HEN17-A07 linkage group LG2, ARS_RC_1.1, whole genome shotgun sequence genome contains the following:
- the LOC123911083 gene encoding AT-hook motif nuclear-localized protein 5-like produces the protein MDDREAMAFSDGSGSYYMHRGGGVGGSGSGGVFQQTPPGFRAFSNAHGGSDGSAYSVEVQHGSFSHGGGVSNSIGSASGAVVSYSGEQPVKKKRGRPRKYGPDVPVSLRLSPMSATANSTPDSEKRPRGRPLGSGRKQQLASLGEWMNTSAGQAFSPHVITIGVQEDIVAKLLAVSQHRPRALCILSGTGTVSSVTLRQPASTSVSVTYEGRFQILCLSGSYLVAEDGGPQNRTGGISVSLSSPDGHVIGGGVARLIAASPVQVVLCSFVYGGSKPKTAKQGTTTKDDDDSEPQSSDKLASPGSAPPNQNYTASGTEMWLGSRSGDVKNAHHTGIDLMHG, from the exons ATGGATGATAGAGAAGCTATGGCATTCTCTGATGGGTCAGGTTCATATTACATGCATAGAGGAGGAGGGGTTGGTGGGTCAGGTAGTGGAGGAGTGTTTCAACAGACACCTCCTGGGTTTAGAGCTTTTTCTAATGCTCATGGTGGTTCTGATGGTTCTGCATATTCAGTAGAGGTTCAACATGGTAGTTTTAGTCATGGTGGTGGTGTTAGCAATAGCATAGGTTCAGCTTCTGGTGCTGTAGTGTCTTATTCAGGTGAGCAGCCtgtgaaaaagaaaagaggGAGGCCTAGAAAGTATGGTCCTGATGTACCTGTTTCTTTGAGACTCTCTCCTATGTCTGCAACTGCTAATTCCACTCCTGATTCGGAGAAACGGCCGAGAGGGCGCCCTCTTGGAAGTGGAAGGAAGCAACAACTAGCTTCTCTAG GTGAATGGATGAACACTTCTGCTGGACAGGCTTTTTCACCCCATGTTATCACGATTGGAGTTCAGGAG GACATTGTAGCAAAGCTGTTGGCGGTTTCACAACATAGACCACGCGCTTTATGCATCTTATCGGGAACTGGGACTGTATCTTCAGTCACTCTGCGCCAGCCTGCTTCTACTAGTGTCAGTGTTACATATGAG GGGCGATTCCAAATATTATGCTTATCTGGTTCTTACTTGGTTGCTGAAGATGGTGGACCTCAAAATAGAACTGGTGGCATTAGTGTTTCCCTTTCTAGTCCGGATGGTCATGTTATCGGTGGTGGTGTTGCTAGGCTTATTGCTGCAAGCCCTGTCCAG GTGGTACTTTGCAGTTTTGTATATGGTGGCTCTAAGCCGAAGACAGCAAAACAAGGGACGACTACAAAAGATGACGATGATTCAGAGCCTCAGAGTAGTGACAAATTAGCTTCTCCGGGAAGTGCACCACCTAATCAAAACTACACAGCTTCTGGAACAGAAATGTGGCTTGGATCGAGGTCAGGAGATGTGAAAAATGCACATCACACTGGTATTGACTTGATGCATGGGTGA